One genomic region from Streptomyces venezuelae encodes:
- a CDS encoding FAD-binding oxidoreductase, whose amino-acid sequence MAPHVSESALAGLVEDLAGEVIIPGGPGYDEARALHNGMIDRRPSVIAQCATQADVSNAILFGREAELPIAVRGGGHSVAGTSMIDGALIVDLRRMHGVVVDPEDMTVRVEGGATMGHLDHACQPFHVATTGGRVSTTGVGGFTLGGGSGWLERKFGLASDNLLAVDLITAEGKHVHTDAAENPELFWALHGGGGNFGVATSLTLRLHDLPEMSMAMLFFLPEVAPEVVRTYRALVESAPDGVGGGVIYFPAPPEPFVPEHLVGKLVCGTLFTYAGPVAEVRELAAPLLALKPVIEMVTDVPYADLQSMLDDPPGLRNYWSAEYLNELPDAAVDAYCARAELIPPPTACQHVLFPLGGAVAAGPSDHPIPWRTAPWGVHPFATWVDPADDDRAIQWVRDVRADATPWSTGAVYLNFIGSEGERRVVEGFGADNYRRLARVKASYDPDNVFRYNHNIAPAA is encoded by the coding sequence ATGGCTCCCCACGTCTCCGAAAGCGCCCTGGCCGGACTGGTCGAGGACCTCGCCGGTGAGGTGATCATCCCCGGCGGTCCGGGCTACGACGAGGCGCGTGCCCTGCACAACGGCATGATCGACCGGCGCCCGTCGGTGATCGCCCAGTGCGCCACCCAGGCCGACGTGTCCAACGCGATCCTGTTCGGCCGCGAGGCCGAACTGCCGATCGCGGTGCGCGGCGGCGGGCACAGCGTCGCCGGGACCTCCATGATCGACGGCGCGCTGATCGTCGACCTCCGCCGGATGCACGGCGTCGTCGTGGACCCGGAGGACATGACGGTGCGGGTCGAGGGCGGGGCGACCATGGGCCACCTGGACCACGCGTGCCAGCCGTTCCACGTGGCGACCACCGGTGGGCGGGTGTCCACGACCGGCGTCGGCGGCTTCACGCTGGGCGGCGGCTCGGGCTGGCTGGAGCGGAAGTTCGGGCTCGCCAGCGACAACCTGCTCGCCGTCGACCTGATCACCGCCGAGGGCAAGCACGTCCACACGGACGCGGCGGAGAACCCGGAGCTGTTCTGGGCGCTGCACGGCGGCGGCGGCAACTTCGGCGTGGCGACCTCGCTGACGCTGCGGCTGCACGACCTGCCGGAGATGAGCATGGCGATGCTGTTCTTCCTGCCGGAGGTGGCTCCCGAGGTGGTGCGGACGTACCGCGCCCTCGTCGAGTCGGCTCCCGACGGCGTGGGCGGCGGCGTCATCTACTTCCCCGCGCCGCCGGAGCCGTTCGTCCCCGAGCACCTCGTCGGGAAGCTGGTCTGCGGCACCCTGTTCACGTACGCGGGTCCCGTCGCCGAGGTGCGCGAGCTCGCGGCGCCGCTGCTCGCGCTGAAGCCCGTGATCGAGATGGTCACGGACGTTCCCTACGCCGATCTCCAGTCCATGCTCGACGACCCGCCGGGCCTGCGGAACTACTGGTCGGCGGAGTACCTGAACGAGTTGCCGGACGCCGCCGTGGACGCCTACTGCGCCCGCGCGGAGCTGATCCCGCCCCCCACCGCCTGCCAGCACGTGCTGTTCCCGCTGGGCGGCGCGGTGGCGGCCGGACCGTCGGACCACCCGATTCCGTGGCGTACCGCGCCGTGGGGTGTCCATCCCTTCGCGACCTGGGTCGACCCGGCCGACGACGACCGGGCGATCCAGTGGGTACGGGACGTGCGGGCGGACGCGACACCGTGGTCGACCGGAGCCGTGTACCTGAACTTCATCGGCTCCGAGGGAGAGCGGCGGGTGGTCGAGGGCTTCGGCGCCGACAACTACCGGCGCCTGGCCCGGGTCAAGGCCTCGTACGACCCCGACAACGTCTTCCGCTACAACCACAACATCGCGCCGGCCGCCTGA